From Patescibacteria group bacterium, a single genomic window includes:
- the dnaB gene encoding replicative DNA helicase, translating into MAKQNAELTEKIPPQNLEAEKAVLGSMLIDKDAIIKIADIINPDDFYQDSHRLIFDTMLELYNQREPIDILNLANRLKEKKQLESIGGRASLMNLANAVPTASNVVNYANIVQKKATLRRLIQTASDITSMGYQETEDVSSVLDKAEQSLFKVSQKHLRTNFVPIRSALTEAFDRIDELHREGGKLKGIPTGFTQLDNKLAGLQKSDLIIIAARPSVGKTSLALDIARQVATKAKVAVGVFSLEMSKEQLVDRMLCAEANVDLWKMRTGNLSDREEDDDFPKIGNAMGVLSEAPIFIDDSATANVMEIRTKARRLQSEHNLGLLVIDYLQLMEGTSHSENRVQEISEITRSLKAIARELNIPVIALSQLSRATEMQTGASIPRLAHLRESGSIEQDADVVMFIYREVMDKNSGADMEDDRKNIAQVIIAKHRNGPTGVIELYFEEEKASFRNLDKSYDKTDAPIEKETTPF; encoded by the coding sequence ATGGCTAAACAAAACGCAGAATTAACTGAAAAAATCCCCCCACAAAACCTTGAGGCGGAGAAGGCGGTTTTGGGTTCAATGCTGATTGATAAGGATGCCATTATTAAAATTGCTGACATAATTAATCCTGATGATTTTTACCAGGACAGTCATCGTCTCATTTTTGATACCATGCTGGAGCTGTACAACCAGCGCGAGCCGATCGATATCTTAAACCTTGCCAATAGATTGAAAGAAAAGAAGCAATTGGAATCAATCGGAGGCAGGGCAAGTTTGATGAACCTAGCAAATGCTGTGCCGACCGCCAGTAACGTGGTGAATTATGCAAATATTGTCCAGAAAAAAGCGACTTTAAGAAGACTGATACAAACCGCGTCAGATATCACTAGTATGGGCTATCAGGAGACCGAAGATGTAAGCAGTGTTCTGGATAAAGCGGAACAGTCTCTTTTCAAAGTATCTCAAAAGCATCTAAGAACAAATTTTGTCCCGATCCGCAGCGCCTTAACCGAAGCATTTGATCGAATTGACGAATTACACAGAGAAGGCGGAAAACTAAAAGGGATTCCGACCGGTTTCACCCAATTGGATAATAAACTGGCCGGACTACAGAAATCCGATCTGATAATCATTGCCGCCCGACCGAGCGTCGGAAAAACTTCCTTAGCACTTGATATTGCCAGACAAGTGGCAACAAAAGCAAAAGTCGCCGTAGGCGTATTCAGTTTGGAAATGAGCAAGGAACAGCTGGTTGACCGTATGTTGTGCGCGGAAGCCAATGTTGATTTGTGGAAAATGCGTACCGGCAATCTTTCTGACCGTGAAGAAGACGACGACTTTCCGAAGATCGGTAATGCTATGGGTGTGCTTTCTGAGGCGCCGATATTTATAGATGACTCGGCAACCGCCAATGTTATGGAAATCCGAACCAAAGCACGCCGTCTGCAGTCAGAACATAACCTCGGTCTACTAGTTATCGATTACCTCCAACTTATGGAAGGAACATCTCATTCGGAAAATAGGGTCCAGGAAATATCTGAGATTACACGTTCACTAAAAGCAATCGCCCGCGAATTAAATATACCGGTTATCGCACTGTCCCAACTTTCCCGGGCAACAGAAATGCAGACCGGCGCATCTATCCCCCGCCTGGCTCATCTCAGGGAATCCGGTTCAATAGAACAAGACGCGGATGTTGTAATGTTTATTTACAGAGAAGTGATGGATAAAAACTCCGGTGCCGACATGGAAGATGATCGAAAAAATATTGCACAAGTAATCATCGCTAAACATCGAAACGGTCCGACCGGCGTGATTGAACTGTACTTTGAGGAAGAAAAAGCAAGTTTCAGAAATTTGGACAAATCATACGACAAGACCGATGCGCCAATAGAAAAAGAAACAACACCATTTTAA
- the recR gene encoding recombination mediator RecR: MGTLPPSIQNLISEFNKLPGIGPKTSERFIFHLLKRPKSDLEQMANGLRDLKDKIAVCSSCYDYTETSPCNICSNPQRDKTTICVVAESPDLMAIEKSATYKGIYHVLGGVINQIEGIGPDQLKISELQERIKKNGIKEIILATNPDMEGESTALFLIRVLKPLGIKITRIGKGLPMGSNIEYADEVTLANAMEGRGEVK, translated from the coding sequence ATGGGAACCCTTCCACCATCAATCCAAAATCTGATCAGTGAGTTTAACAAACTGCCGGGTATCGGACCGAAAACATCGGAACGGTTTATTTTTCATCTGCTGAAAAGACCAAAGAGCGATCTAGAACAAATGGCAAATGGTCTGAGGGATTTGAAAGATAAAATTGCCGTGTGCTCCAGCTGTTATGATTATACGGAAACATCACCCTGCAATATTTGCTCCAACCCGCAAAGAGATAAAACCACTATTTGTGTCGTTGCGGAAAGTCCCGATCTGATGGCAATTGAAAAGTCCGCTACTTACAAAGGCATCTACCATGTTTTGGGTGGTGTGATCAATCAAATAGAAGGGATTGGGCCGGATCAGCTGAAAATATCTGAACTGCAGGAAAGAATCAAAAAGAACGGCATCAAAGAAATAATTTTAGCGACAAATCCGGATATGGAAGGTGAATCAACAGCGCTATTTCTGATTCGAGTTTTAAAACCTTTGGGAATCAAAATAACCAGAATTGGTAAGGGTCTGCCGATGGGCAGCAATATTGAATACGCCGATGAAGTAACCCTGGCCAATGCAATGGAAGGAAGAGGCGAAGTAAAATAA
- a CDS encoding YbaB/EbfC family nucleoid-associated protein, which translates to MFNKLKEVKDLRDQAKQLQNQLSQESVMASAENGKINLVMDGNQTVVSLDISPDLLSPDKKGDLEKGLRNAFNDAIKKIQRIVAQKMQSGNFKMPNLG; encoded by the coding sequence ATGTTTAATAAATTAAAAGAAGTCAAAGACCTTCGTGATCAGGCTAAACAACTGCAAAACCAGCTATCCCAGGAATCAGTAATGGCATCCGCGGAAAACGGAAAAATAAATTTGGTCATGGACGGCAATCAGACTGTTGTGTCACTTGATATCAGCCCTGATCTGCTGTCACCGGATAAAAAAGGAGATTTGGAAAAAGGACTACGTAATGCTTTTAATGATGCGATAAAAAAGATACAGAGAATAGTTGCCCAGAAAATGCAGTCAGGAAATTTCAAAATGCCCAATTTAGGATAA
- the asnS gene encoding asparagine--tRNA ligase yields MEKISISEVSKNLGQDVQLQSWVFNFRSSGKIFFLQLRDGTGRIQAVISKNEVSEEVWEVCEKITMESSVTVTGVVNEDKRSPYGYEMQVKDIKILQVALEYPISKKEHGVDFLLDNRHLWLRSERQVAIMKVRNEIIWLMREFFRNEGFTLTDSPILTPTACEGTTTLFSTQYFEETAYLSQSGQLYLEAMAMSLGKVYDFGPTFRAEKSKTRRHMMEFWMLDAEAAFMQHEENLKVQEKLVSYVVSNILKSMKTELALLERDIKFLEKVKAPFPRMRYSDVVKKLHELGSDIKAGEDLGADDETMLMKQFDTPVFVTHYPTKIKAFYMQPDPEDPDVVLCDDMLAPEGYGEIIGGSERIWDLKLLEQRIKEHKLSQKDFEWYVDLRRYGSVPHAGFGIGLERTVAWICGLDHVRETIPFPRLLNRLKP; encoded by the coding sequence ATGGAAAAAATCAGCATATCAGAAGTTTCAAAGAACTTGGGTCAGGATGTACAATTACAGTCCTGGGTTTTTAATTTCCGCTCTTCCGGCAAGATATTCTTCCTACAGCTGAGGGACGGAACGGGGAGAATCCAGGCGGTTATCAGCAAAAATGAGGTTTCGGAAGAAGTATGGGAAGTCTGCGAAAAAATAACCATGGAATCCAGCGTAACAGTAACCGGGGTGGTCAATGAAGATAAACGTTCACCATACGGGTACGAGATGCAGGTGAAAGACATTAAAATACTGCAAGTGGCTTTAGAATATCCAATTTCCAAGAAAGAACACGGGGTTGATTTTCTTCTGGATAACCGTCATTTGTGGCTGCGATCCGAAAGGCAAGTGGCAATCATGAAAGTACGTAATGAAATAATCTGGCTGATGCGGGAATTTTTCAGAAATGAAGGATTTACTCTGACCGACAGCCCGATACTGACTCCAACAGCATGTGAAGGAACCACTACACTTTTCTCAACCCAGTATTTTGAAGAGACGGCTTATCTTTCCCAATCCGGCCAGCTGTATTTGGAAGCGATGGCTATGTCGCTGGGCAAGGTTTATGATTTTGGTCCGACATTCCGCGCGGAAAAATCCAAAACCCGCAGGCATATGATGGAATTCTGGATGCTGGATGCCGAGGCTGCTTTCATGCAACACGAAGAAAATTTGAAAGTACAGGAAAAACTAGTTTCTTACGTGGTATCCAATATTCTTAAATCGATGAAAACTGAATTAGCACTTTTAGAAAGGGATATAAAATTTCTGGAAAAAGTTAAAGCGCCTTTCCCTCGGATGCGTTATTCGGACGTGGTGAAGAAACTTCATGAATTGGGTTCAGATATTAAAGCGGGGGAGGATCTGGGAGCGGATGATGAAACAATGCTGATGAAACAATTCGATACGCCGGTTTTTGTCACCCATTATCCGACCAAGATCAAAGCATTTTATATGCAACCGGATCCGGAAGATCCGGATGTTGTGCTATGTGACGACATGCTGGCTCCGGAAGGGTATGGTGAGATTATCGGCGGTTCGGAAAGAATCTGGGATCTTAAATTATTGGAACAAAGGATTAAAGAACATAAACTGTCTCAAAAAGATTTTGAATGGTATGTAGATCTGCGCCGCTATGGTTCTGTACCGCATGCCGGTTTTGGCATTGGTTTGGAGCGGACCGTTGCCTGGATCTGCGGGCTGGACCATGTCCGTGAGACCATTCCTTTCCCGAGGTTATTAAACAGACTTAAACCATAA
- the rplU gene encoding 50S ribosomal protein L21 has protein sequence MIAVIKTGGKQYKVKEKDILKVEKLGKKEGDEVTLKDVLLVSDDEGKKISLGTPNVKGAQVVCKVLEEKQAKKVMVVKYKSKTRYHRTKGHRQWYTKLQIQKITA, from the coding sequence ATGATCGCAGTAATCAAAACCGGGGGAAAACAGTACAAAGTTAAGGAAAAAGACATTCTTAAAGTCGAAAAGCTCGGCAAAAAAGAAGGTGACGAAGTGACGCTTAAAGATGTGTTGCTTGTTTCTGATGACGAAGGAAAGAAAATATCATTAGGAACCCCAAACGTAAAAGGAGCGCAAGTTGTATGCAAAGTTCTGGAAGAGAAGCAGGCGAAGAAAGTGATGGTAGTAAAGTATAAATCCAAGACCCGTTATCACAGAACTAAGGGTCATCGTCAGTGGTATACTAAATTACAGATTCAGAAAATCACCGCATAG
- the aspS gene encoding aspartate--tRNA ligase: MKRILITETAGHISKKVKLNGWVQSARRMGKMVFVDLRDVSGIVQVVFLPGNEELVNKAKELRPEFVVEIIGQVNERPEKLVNKNMATGNVEIEALELNILTESKTPPFEIVENDKEEVAEEIRYKYRYLDLRRDSNKKMVIMRSKFNKYIRDFLHTEGFIEIETPIMGKSTPEGARDYLVPSRVYPGKFYALPQSPQQYKQLLMVAGFEKYFQIAPCFRDEDSRSDRAPDQFYQLDMEMSFMSQDEILNLTERMFTKLVTELFPEKKITFSPWPRITYQEAMEKYGNDKPDIRMNKNDPNELAFCFIVDWPYFEPELKDGKHVPFHHIFTAPRTEDLPLLEYEPLKARSWQHDLVLNGYEVGGGSLRIYDHKIQEKILELVGISKEEAHEQFGHLLEAFQYGVPPHGGIAPGIDRLLMILLNRTNVREVVAFPKTGDNRDLLMNSPSAVSEQQLDDLHIKLNLKK; the protein is encoded by the coding sequence ATGAAACGCATTTTAATTACTGAAACCGCCGGTCATATCAGCAAGAAAGTAAAACTTAACGGTTGGGTTCAGTCTGCGCGCCGAATGGGTAAAATGGTCTTTGTAGATTTGCGCGACGTATCGGGAATCGTGCAGGTGGTTTTTCTACCGGGCAATGAAGAATTGGTAAACAAAGCGAAGGAACTTCGACCGGAATTTGTGGTGGAAATTATCGGGCAGGTTAATGAACGCCCGGAGAAACTGGTCAACAAAAACATGGCGACCGGTAATGTTGAAATAGAAGCGCTGGAATTAAACATTCTTACCGAGTCTAAGACTCCTCCATTTGAAATAGTGGAAAATGATAAAGAAGAAGTGGCGGAAGAGATTCGTTATAAATACCGGTACTTGGATCTGCGCAGAGATTCAAATAAAAAGATGGTAATTATGCGCTCCAAATTTAATAAGTACATCAGGGATTTTTTACATACGGAAGGGTTTATTGAAATAGAGACACCGATTATGGGTAAATCTACTCCTGAAGGTGCAAGGGATTATCTGGTTCCTTCCCGAGTATACCCGGGTAAATTTTATGCCCTGCCACAATCACCACAGCAGTATAAACAGCTGTTAATGGTGGCTGGATTTGAAAAATATTTTCAGATTGCACCGTGTTTTAGAGATGAAGATTCCCGTTCTGACCGTGCACCGGACCAGTTCTATCAGTTGGATATGGAAATGTCATTTATGAGCCAGGATGAGATACTGAATCTGACGGAAAGAATGTTCACTAAGCTGGTTACGGAATTATTTCCGGAAAAAAAGATTACCTTTTCTCCATGGCCCCGTATCACGTATCAGGAAGCGATGGAAAAATATGGAAATGATAAACCGGATATCCGGATGAATAAAAATGATCCGAACGAGCTGGCATTTTGCTTTATCGTTGACTGGCCATATTTTGAACCGGAACTGAAAGACGGAAAGCATGTGCCGTTTCATCATATCTTTACCGCTCCGCGCACTGAGGATTTGCCGTTACTGGAATATGAACCGCTCAAGGCCCGTTCTTGGCAGCATGACTTAGTGTTAAACGGATATGAAGTCGGTGGGGGCAGTTTAAGGATTTATGATCATAAAATACAGGAAAAGATTTTGGAATTAGTTGGTATTTCCAAAGAAGAGGCACACGAACAATTCGGGCACTTGCTGGAAGCTTTTCAATACGGCGTTCCGCCACATGGCGGAATCGCGCCGGGAATTGACCGGCTGTTAATGATATTGCTTAACCGAACCAATGTCCGAGAGGTTGTGGCATTTCCGAAGACGGGCGACAACCGCGATCTGCTCATGAATTCGCCATCAGCGGTCAGCGAACAGCAGTTGGATGATCTGCATATTAAATTGAATTTAAAAAAGTGA
- a CDS encoding DUF5667 domain-containing protein, with the protein MKTIILAIILLVIPYSTQAEAMLRPVSENTNEEVITVPETNTNTNGNNVTIVSVDVDLPDLKWVPSSPLYFLKTWWETARGWFMIDVVKKAEYRIQLANRRLEEIEVLAQKQKTEVIGETTIRFNEQMSKANYYIEKAKIKGKDLENVYRLLEENRVKHQITFSQLNNIIPDDAKAIIDQTKKSSQNSYESTMNIIKEKATEGLEQGIDLLQ; encoded by the coding sequence ATGAAAACAATAATCCTGGCAATCATATTACTGGTAATCCCTTATTCTACGCAGGCGGAGGCAATGCTGCGCCCAGTGTCTGAAAACACGAATGAGGAAGTGATTACAGTACCTGAAACCAATACAAATACCAACGGAAATAATGTAACGATTGTCAGTGTAGATGTTGATCTGCCGGATCTTAAATGGGTTCCATCGAGCCCGCTTTATTTTTTGAAAACATGGTGGGAGACTGCTCGGGGATGGTTTATGATTGATGTTGTAAAAAAAGCGGAATATAGGATACAATTGGCTAACCGCAGATTGGAAGAAATAGAAGTGCTGGCCCAAAAGCAAAAAACGGAAGTTATCGGCGAAACAACTATTCGGTTTAACGAACAGATGTCTAAAGCAAATTACTATATAGAAAAAGCAAAGATAAAGGGAAAAGATTTGGAGAATGTTTATCGTTTGCTGGAAGAGAACCGGGTAAAGCACCAAATTACATTTAGCCAGCTGAATAATATAATCCCGGATGATGCGAAAGCAATTATTGACCAGACGAAGAAATCATCGCAGAACAGTTACGAGTCAACGATGAATATTATTAAAGAAAAAGCGACGGAGGGTTTGGAACAGGGGATTGATTTACTGCAGTAG
- the ruvX gene encoding Holliday junction resolvase RuvX — protein sequence MGKLLGIDYGDKRIGIATSDEQQDYIFPGDTMENSPGVLQGICDLIEKENIETVVIGFPVNMSGVENAQSDKIKRFADALMTKISIPVVLEDERLTSQFAERLLKDIPGRRKQKGNIDRQAAILILESYMGKNKK from the coding sequence ATGGGAAAACTGTTGGGAATTGATTATGGCGATAAAAGAATAGGTATTGCTACTTCTGATGAGCAGCAGGATTACATATTCCCGGGCGATACGATGGAAAATTCCCCCGGAGTCCTCCAAGGTATTTGCGATTTGATTGAAAAAGAAAATATTGAAACTGTGGTTATTGGTTTTCCGGTTAATATGAGCGGAGTAGAAAATGCGCAATCTGATAAGATAAAAAGATTTGCAGACGCACTCATGACAAAAATTAGCATACCTGTTGTTTTGGAAGATGAACGTTTAACCAGTCAATTCGCAGAGCGTTTATTGAAAGATATACCGGGTAGAAGGAAACAGAAAGGTAATATTGACCGTCAGGCGGCTATTTTGATATTAGAAAGTTACATGGGAAAAAATAAAAAATGA
- a CDS encoding MraY family glycosyltransferase, with translation MNYTSYIIPFILSFLAVVLFTPLVRNFAVKKNILDNPEADPERKIQKSPVPLLGGIAVFIGFAVVLLYYTFFTDQILGGYMLQKHIIGILTAGTLLMIGGYLDDKYRLKPYQQLIWPVLAGLVVIAVGIGIPYISSPFGGTLQLDTIRLEVFRIGDTPYSITLWADLIAFIWLMVMVYTTKFLDGLDGLVPGIGTIGAVVIFALSLTSDVAQPETALLSIIFAGALAGFLVYSFHPARIFLGEGGSTFIGFVLGVLAIISGAKIATALLIMGLPLLDVAWVIFRRIFKEKHSPFWGDKKHLHFRLLDIGLSHRQAVIFLYIVTGVFGATSLFLSTKGKLISLIVLVIAMVILGLTLVVFYKKKSRRVS, from the coding sequence ATGAATTATACTTCATATATAATTCCGTTTATATTATCATTTCTGGCTGTGGTGTTATTCACACCGCTCGTCAGAAATTTTGCTGTCAAAAAAAATATTTTAGATAATCCTGAAGCGGATCCCGAAAGAAAGATTCAAAAATCTCCCGTGCCACTTTTAGGGGGCATAGCTGTATTCATCGGATTTGCGGTTGTTTTGCTGTATTATACTTTTTTTACGGATCAGATACTTGGCGGTTATATGTTGCAGAAACACATCATCGGAATTCTGACAGCCGGAACATTATTAATGATCGGGGGATATTTAGACGACAAATACAGACTGAAACCCTACCAGCAATTGATTTGGCCGGTACTGGCTGGATTGGTAGTGATCGCGGTGGGAATCGGTATTCCGTATATTTCCAGTCCATTCGGCGGAACTCTACAGCTTGATACGATTAGACTGGAAGTTTTTAGAATCGGCGATACTCCTTATTCAATTACACTTTGGGCGGATCTGATCGCATTTATTTGGTTGATGGTAATGGTCTATACCACAAAATTTTTAGACGGACTGGACGGACTGGTACCAGGGATCGGCACAATCGGTGCAGTTGTAATATTTGCACTCAGTCTAACTAGCGATGTTGCCCAGCCGGAGACCGCTTTGCTTTCAATAATCTTTGCCGGGGCGTTAGCCGGTTTTCTGGTTTACAGTTTCCATCCCGCGCGCATATTTTTGGGGGAGGGTGGTTCTACTTTTATCGGGTTTGTATTGGGTGTTTTAGCAATCATCAGCGGAGCAAAAATTGCCACCGCACTTTTGATCATGGGTCTTCCACTATTGGATGTTGCCTGGGTAATTTTTAGAAGAATATTCAAAGAAAAACATTCACCGTTTTGGGGGGACAAAAAACACCTACATTTCCGGCTTTTAGACATCGGTCTTTCACACAGACAGGCCGTCATCTTTTTATACATAGTGACCGGTGTTTTCGGGGCTACATCCCTGTTTTTATCAACAAAAGGGAAGCTGATTTCACTGATTGTACTGGTTATTGCAATGGTTATTTTGGGCTTAACTTTGGTAGTTTTCTATAAAAAGAAGAGCCGTCGGGTGTCTTGA
- the map gene encoding type I methionyl aminopeptidase, which translates to MIIIKTPEEIVIMKECGKILAGILNKVATATKPGISTLELDSLAEKLIRDAGGEPAFLNYAVEGDEDNPFPATLCTSINNEVVHGIPSKNTILKEGDIIGLDIGMFYKGMCTDTAVTVGVGKISEDKQRLLDVTAKALRKGIAQVKSGAKVGDIGSAIQQYVEGEGFSVVKQLVGHGVGKEIHEDPRIPNYGKAKTGIVLEEGMTIAIEPMVNVGEELVQTDEDRWTISTVDKSLSAHFEHTVEVTRKGCTIITEE; encoded by the coding sequence ATGATTATTATCAAAACCCCGGAAGAAATAGTAATAATGAAAGAATGCGGTAAGATACTGGCTGGTATATTAAATAAAGTTGCCACTGCCACAAAACCCGGAATTTCAACTTTAGAACTGGACAGTCTGGCGGAAAAGCTTATCCGTGATGCCGGCGGTGAACCGGCCTTTTTGAATTATGCAGTAGAAGGGGATGAAGATAATCCGTTTCCCGCAACACTCTGCACCTCAATCAATAATGAAGTAGTGCACGGCATTCCCAGTAAGAATACAATACTAAAAGAAGGGGATATTATCGGACTGGATATTGGGATGTTTTATAAAGGAATGTGTACTGATACGGCTGTTACGGTAGGAGTGGGTAAAATCTCCGAAGATAAGCAAAGATTATTGGATGTCACCGCAAAAGCATTACGGAAAGGAATTGCGCAGGTAAAAAGCGGAGCTAAAGTTGGTGATATCGGATCAGCTATCCAGCAGTATGTAGAGGGTGAGGGATTTTCAGTTGTGAAACAGCTGGTCGGCCATGGAGTGGGCAAAGAAATACATGAGGATCCAAGAATCCCGAATTATGGTAAGGCAAAAACGGGCATTGTACTGGAAGAAGGAATGACAATTGCTATTGAGCCGATGGTGAATGTCGGAGAAGAGCTAGTACAGACGGATGAGGATCGCTGGACGATTTCAACTGTTGATAAAAGTCTTTCCGCACATTTTGAACATACAGTAGAGGTGACTAGAAAAGGTTGCACGATCATAACCGAGGAATAA
- a CDS encoding DUF2330 domain-containing protein, translating to MADGMIMPPPDYWVQETAQKAVIFYDGGVETMVVSITFQGDAEKFGWVIPTPAKPTIAKGSDELFTSLEELTRINYRLEDNMVYDVMPLSGTEQNSVTVIETKQIEYYEVTTLSATDKDALTTWLNDNGYSYPEAASFILNSYIENGWFFVAMKINTESLAWDSVSQQLKTGHAVPVAISFETENLVYPMKISSVTGSLENSIGNKYPSGKVDKGIRIGNNDKLTIPAENAIKSEAGTIETWFKPNWTAGEYKIANIATVRSNDDGALPFRLDLNPANSADNYSYTLTTHNDVTNETNLWTSADFELDLNNWQQVALSWEKGATPSFYLNGTYVPLTAVSQDLIDSSPYVNDTLYIGSGAYDSRSINATVDEYVIYDAVRSADAIKDDYNKVNLGEALVLNNDMVFLAHFNSSLLEEVSGNELVYVSSNISQIRPYYSNTASIVLYVFDKNKKELSNFTTEYAGWIKKSEIEQLAVNDQGNPWIKPAEGKYFLTKMSRSMAYSEMTEDLFLRDAENNTPVNAPGTEDDGNKLIFYIVISFGVILTFAILFLLNHQSKDKK from the coding sequence ATGGCAGACGGAATGATCATGCCGCCGCCCGATTATTGGGTACAGGAAACTGCCCAGAAAGCGGTTATTTTTTATGACGGCGGGGTGGAGACAATGGTAGTTTCGATTACTTTTCAGGGTGACGCGGAAAAATTCGGCTGGGTGATACCGACTCCTGCAAAACCGACTATTGCCAAAGGGTCCGACGAATTGTTTACTTCTCTGGAGGAATTGACCAGAATCAACTACAGATTAGAAGACAATATGGTTTATGATGTTATGCCATTAAGCGGTACTGAACAGAATTCAGTTACGGTAATAGAAACAAAACAGATTGAATATTATGAAGTAACGACGCTTTCTGCAACTGATAAAGATGCGCTAACCACGTGGCTAAATGATAATGGTTATTCTTATCCGGAAGCTGCAAGCTTCATACTAAACAGCTATATTGAAAACGGATGGTTTTTTGTAGCGATGAAAATCAATACGGAGAGTTTAGCTTGGGACAGCGTTTCACAGCAATTAAAAACGGGTCATGCCGTACCAGTTGCTATTTCTTTTGAAACAGAGAACTTGGTTTATCCGATGAAGATATCTTCCGTAACCGGATCTTTAGAAAATAGCATCGGCAATAAATATCCTTCAGGAAAGGTTGATAAAGGAATCAGGATTGGTAATAATGATAAGCTAACTATACCGGCGGAAAATGCAATTAAGAGTGAGGCCGGCACTATTGAAACTTGGTTTAAGCCTAATTGGACGGCGGGAGAATATAAAATAGCCAATATTGCGACTGTCAGGAGTAATGATGATGGGGCCTTGCCTTTTCGTTTAGATTTAAATCCCGCAAATTCGGCAGATAATTATTCTTATACCCTAACAACACATAATGATGTTACGAATGAAACAAATTTATGGACATCTGCTGATTTTGAATTAGATCTAAACAACTGGCAACAGGTGGCATTATCTTGGGAAAAAGGTGCTACCCCTTCCTTTTACCTTAATGGAACTTATGTGCCACTTACTGCTGTAAGTCAGGACTTGATTGATAGCAGTCCATATGTAAATGACACTCTTTATATCGGTTCGGGTGCATATGACAGTCGTTCTATTAATGCTACAGTAGATGAATATGTAATTTATGATGCTGTCCGTTCTGCTGATGCAATAAAGGATGATTATAATAAGGTTAATCTAGGTGAAGCACTAGTGTTAAATAATGATATGGTTTTTCTCGCTCACTTTAACTCGTCATTATTAGAGGAGGTATCCGGGAATGAACTGGTATATGTCAGTTCAAATATTTCACAAATTAGACCGTATTATAGTAATACGGCATCTATTGTCCTGTATGTCTTTGATAAAAATAAGAAGGAGTTGTCTAACTTTACAACAGAGTATGCCGGCTGGATAAAAAAATCTGAAATTGAGCAGTTAGCAGTAAATGATCAGGGCAATCCTTGGATTAAACCGGCGGAAGGAAAATATTTTTTGACAAAGATGAGCAGGTCCATGGCTTATAGCGAAATGACTGAGGACCTATTTTTAAGGGATGCTGAAAACAATACTCCAGTCAACGCACCGGGCACAGAGGATGACGGCAATAAATTAATCTTTTATATTGTAATTTCATTTGGTGTAATCCTGACTTTTGCAATTTTATTTTTATTAAATCATCAGTCAAAAGATAAAAAATAA